From Brevibacillus marinus, a single genomic window includes:
- a CDS encoding TraR/DksA C4-type zinc finger protein, which produces MDQRMLSQLKQRLLEEKSSLEQRLKDHAHYGMREQMSDSLAEFSMYDNHPADVASELFEREKDLALSNLDRETLREIEQALERMEAGTYGICTVCGQPIASERLQARPQALTCTEHAPAPAVNEQRPIEEELLHPPFGRTSLDEETDKNAFDGEDAWQIVEAWGTSSTPFSFDDNDKLDYREMFTEADEPEGFVEPVEQIGYTDIEGLTGPDSVHFMPGGTYEEYLRKGEGVGHFLDYEDYLEEQLEREGREDLS; this is translated from the coding sequence GTGGATCAGCGCATGCTCAGCCAGTTGAAACAGCGGCTGCTGGAAGAAAAAAGCAGTCTTGAACAACGTCTCAAGGATCACGCGCACTACGGCATGAGGGAGCAAATGAGCGATTCCTTGGCCGAGTTTTCCATGTACGACAACCATCCGGCTGACGTGGCCAGCGAGCTGTTTGAACGGGAAAAGGATCTGGCCCTGTCCAACCTCGATCGGGAAACGCTGCGGGAGATCGAGCAGGCGCTGGAGCGGATGGAAGCGGGGACGTACGGCATTTGCACCGTCTGCGGTCAGCCGATCGCCAGCGAGCGGCTGCAGGCGCGGCCGCAGGCGCTCACCTGCACGGAGCACGCGCCGGCGCCCGCTGTCAACGAGCAGCGGCCGATTGAAGAAGAACTGCTTCACCCGCCGTTTGGCCGTACCTCGCTGGACGAGGAGACGGACAAAAACGCCTTTGACGGTGAAGATGCCTGGCAGATTGTCGAAGCGTGGGGGACGTCCAGTACGCCGTTCTCCTTTGACGACAACGACAAGCTGGATTATCGGGAGATGTTTACGGAAGCAGACGAGCCGGAGGGATTTGTCGAACCGGTGGAACAAATCGGCTACACCGATATCGAGGGCTTGACCGGCCCCGACAGCGTCCATTTCATGCCAGGCGGTACCTATGAGGAGTACCTCCGTAAAGGAGAAGGCGTGGGGCACTTCCTCGACTACGAAGATTATCTGGAAGAACAGCTGGAGCGGGAAGGTCGCGAAGATTTGTCGTAG
- the pgeF gene encoding peptidoglycan editing factor PgeF, which yields MEPFQIVEQTNTLRLGDWEQRCPGLVVGFTLRSGGYSEAPFHSLNLGLHVGDSPERVRKNRERLCQALGFPFDAWTCAEQVHGTTVRQVTATVRGAGRAQQETAVPAVDGLYTDEPGILLTSFYADCVPLFFLDPQKRVIGLAHAGWKGTVGGIAAVMLQALADSYGCTPSSLLVAIGPAIRGCCYEVDERVMEHVRRLPCDWEACVRAAGAGRYMLDLAALNQQILLEAGVRSSMISRSHYCTACHPELFFSHRRDAGRTGRMASFIGWKAKGVTSQS from the coding sequence GTGGAACCGTTCCAAATCGTGGAACAGACAAATACCCTGCGTCTTGGCGACTGGGAGCAGCGCTGCCCCGGTCTGGTCGTCGGCTTTACCCTGCGCAGCGGCGGTTACAGCGAAGCGCCGTTTCACTCCCTTAACCTGGGGCTGCATGTCGGGGACAGCCCCGAGCGGGTGCGGAAAAACCGGGAGCGGCTCTGCCAGGCGCTCGGGTTTCCGTTTGACGCCTGGACCTGCGCCGAACAGGTGCACGGCACGACTGTCCGCCAAGTGACGGCGACCGTGCGCGGAGCGGGGCGAGCGCAGCAGGAAACGGCTGTCCCGGCGGTGGACGGACTGTATACCGACGAGCCGGGGATCCTGCTTACCTCGTTTTACGCCGACTGCGTGCCGCTGTTCTTCCTCGATCCGCAGAAGCGGGTGATCGGTCTGGCCCACGCCGGTTGGAAAGGGACAGTGGGCGGGATCGCAGCCGTCATGCTGCAGGCGTTGGCCGACAGCTACGGCTGCACGCCCAGCAGCTTGTTGGTGGCGATCGGTCCCGCGATCCGGGGGTGCTGCTACGAAGTGGATGAACGGGTGATGGAACACGTGCGCCGCTTGCCGTGTGACTGGGAGGCGTGCGTCAGAGCGGCCGGCGCCGGCCGCTACATGCTTGATCTGGCGGCGTTGAATCAACAGATTTTGCTGGAAGCGGGGGTGCGCTCCAGTATGATCAGCCGCTCCCACTACTGCACAGCCTGCCATCCCGAGCTTTTCTTCTCCCACCGCCGCGACGCGGGACGAACGGGGCGGATGGCATCGTTTATCGGGTGGAAAGCGAAAGGAGTTACGAGTCAGTCATGA
- the sigG gene encoding RNA polymerase sporulation sigma factor SigG yields MTRNKVEICGVDTSKLPVLTNKEMRELFEQLQGGEHSAREKLVNGNLRLVLSVIQRFNNRGEYVDDLFQVGCIGLMKAIDNFDLSQNVKFSTYAVPMIIGEIRRYLRDNNPIRVSRSLRDIAYKALQVRDQLTNKHSREPTIIEISEELNVPKEDVVFALDAIQDPVSLFEPIYQDGGDPIYVMDQISDEKNRDSLWVEEIALREGMHRLGEREKLILSMRFYEGKTQMEVAEEIGISQAQVSRLEKAAIAHMQKHVQS; encoded by the coding sequence ATGACGCGCAACAAGGTGGAGATCTGTGGAGTAGACACGTCGAAGCTTCCTGTACTGACCAACAAAGAAATGAGGGAACTCTTTGAACAACTGCAAGGAGGCGAGCATTCGGCACGCGAGAAGCTGGTCAACGGAAACCTCCGCTTGGTGCTGAGCGTAATTCAGCGTTTTAACAACCGGGGAGAATACGTGGATGACCTGTTTCAGGTCGGGTGTATCGGCTTGATGAAGGCGATCGACAACTTTGACCTGAGCCAGAATGTGAAATTCTCAACGTATGCCGTGCCGATGATCATCGGCGAGATCCGCCGGTACCTGCGCGACAACAACCCGATCCGCGTTTCCCGTTCGCTGCGCGACATCGCCTATAAGGCGCTGCAGGTGCGGGACCAACTGACCAACAAACATTCGCGGGAGCCCACCATCATCGAGATATCCGAAGAGTTAAACGTGCCAAAAGAGGATGTCGTGTTCGCGCTGGACGCGATTCAGGATCCGGTCTCTCTGTTCGAGCCGATTTATCAGGACGGGGGAGATCCGATCTACGTGATGGATCAAATCAGCGACGAGAAAAACAGAGACTCCTTGTGGGTGGAAGAGATCGCGCTGCGGGAAGGAATGCACCGTCTGGGCGAGCGGGAAAAGCTGATCTTGTCGATGCGCTTCTACGAAGGCAAGACGCAGATGGAAGTCGCGGAGGAAATCGGCATTTCGCAGGCACAAGTGTCCCGCCTGGAAAAAGCGGCGATCGCGCACATGCAAAAACACGTGCAATCATGA
- a CDS encoding cell division protein SepF, whose product MGVMNKLIGFFGFDNEEIIEEVVEETPSEEQEQPSRKRSSSRMNNVVSLHAAREQTGIRLMLFEPRSYSDAQDIADNLCQRRPVVINLQRVEKEQAKRIVDFLSGTVYALNGDIQKVGDYIFVCTPEHIDIQGTISSVVEE is encoded by the coding sequence ATGGGCGTCATGAATAAACTGATCGGTTTTTTCGGTTTCGACAACGAAGAAATCATTGAAGAAGTGGTGGAAGAGACGCCAAGCGAGGAACAAGAGCAGCCGTCGCGCAAGAGAAGTTCCTCGCGGATGAACAATGTGGTCAGCCTGCATGCCGCTCGCGAGCAGACCGGTATTCGCCTGATGCTGTTTGAGCCGCGCAGCTACAGTGATGCCCAGGATATTGCTGACAACCTGTGCCAACGGCGGCCGGTTGTCATCAACCTGCAGCGCGTGGAGAAAGAGCAGGCCAAGCGAATCGTCGATTTTCTAAGCGGTACCGTATACGCTTTGAACGGCGACATCCAAAAGGTGGGCGATTATATTTTTGTCTGCACCCCCGAACACATCGATATTCAAGGAACCATATCCAGCGTAGTGGAGGAATAA
- a CDS encoding DivIVA domain-containing protein, whose product MPLTPLDIHNKEFSTGFRGYNVDEVNEFLDQIIKDMELLIKEKKELEERVAMLNERVEHYKSMEENLSKSILVAQETAEEVKANARKEAQLILKEAEKNADRIINEALAKSRKIALEIEELKKKASVYRLRFRTLLEAQMELLDSGDWDLEMADPKLKTV is encoded by the coding sequence GTGCCGTTAACGCCGTTAGACATACACAACAAGGAATTCAGTACGGGATTTCGCGGATACAATGTTGACGAAGTGAATGAATTCCTTGATCAGATCATCAAGGACATGGAGCTGCTGATCAAGGAGAAGAAAGAGCTGGAAGAGCGTGTCGCCATGTTGAACGAACGGGTGGAACACTACAAGAGCATGGAGGAAAACCTGAGCAAGTCGATTCTCGTGGCGCAGGAGACGGCCGAAGAGGTGAAGGCGAATGCCCGCAAAGAGGCGCAGCTGATCCTCAAGGAAGCGGAAAAAAACGCGGACCGGATTATCAACGAAGCGCTCGCCAAGTCGCGCAAAATCGCGCTGGAAATCGAGGAATTGAAGAAAAAGGCGTCCGTCTATCGCCTGCGTTTCCGCACGCTGCTGGAAGCGCAGATGGAGTTGTTGGACAGCGGCGACTGGGATCTGGAAATGGCCGATCCCAAGTTGAAAACGGTTTAG
- a CDS encoding RNA-binding protein: protein MSLFDHFRKEEHPFVERALEMLLLTEQRQTMRLTDFLDPRQLFIFQSLTSQVTDVCVEGRGGYPGAERVRVLLYPAYCQPEDADFRLTLAEIRGDRRFVQLSHRDVLGALLHIGLKREKFGDILIDEAGCQVVVASEVFPYVQQQLTQIHRIPVELVGVGWEQLRIPVKRRAEKSFTVSSPRLDAVIGEVYRLSRAKAQLPIRAGKAKVNWKVVDDPAYHVAAGDVVSLSGFGRFDVYETTPTARSGRFRITIGQYI from the coding sequence ATGAGTTTATTTGACCACTTTCGCAAAGAGGAGCATCCTTTTGTTGAGCGGGCGCTGGAGATGCTGTTGCTGACCGAGCAGCGGCAAACCATGCGCCTGACTGATTTTCTCGATCCTCGCCAGCTCTTTATTTTCCAAAGCCTCACCTCCCAGGTGACGGACGTGTGCGTCGAGGGAAGAGGCGGCTATCCGGGGGCGGAGCGGGTTCGCGTGCTCTTGTATCCCGCCTACTGCCAACCGGAAGATGCCGATTTCCGGCTGACGCTTGCCGAGATCAGGGGGGACCGGAGGTTTGTCCAGCTTTCGCACCGCGACGTGCTGGGGGCGCTTTTGCATATCGGCCTGAAGCGGGAAAAATTTGGCGATATCCTGATCGATGAAGCGGGCTGCCAGGTCGTCGTCGCGAGCGAGGTGTTTCCCTACGTGCAGCAGCAGTTGACGCAGATTCACCGCATACCGGTCGAGCTGGTCGGCGTCGGCTGGGAGCAGCTGCGCATCCCTGTCAAACGGCGGGCTGAGAAGAGCTTTACGGTTTCCTCCCCGCGCCTTGACGCCGTGATCGGAGAGGTGTACCGTCTCTCCCGCGCCAAGGCGCAGCTGCCGATCCGCGCGGGAAAAGCAAAGGTGAACTGGAAAGTGGTCGACGACCCGGCGTATCACGTGGCAGCGGGGGATGTCGTCTCGCTGAGCGGGTTTGGCCGGTTTGACGTGTACGAGACGACGCCCACCGCACGCAGCGGCAGATTCCGCATCACCATCGGCCAGTACATCTAA
- the ileS gene encoding isoleucine--tRNA ligase → MDYSKTLNLPKTEFPMRGNLPQREPEIQQWWEQLGIYQRVQERTKGRPTFILHDGPPYANGDIHIGHALNKILKDIIVRSKSMMGFHAPYVPGWDTHGLPIEQAIINAQQLDRRAIEVNDFRARCEAYAWSFIDKQRSQFKRLGVRGDWDNPYVTLKPEYEARQIRVFGEMAKKGYIYKGLRCVYWSPSSETALADAEIEYKDKRSPSIYVAFPVKDGKGKLDPDTAVVIWTTTPWTIPANMAICLHPKLEYSVVRANGGKYLLASGLLQAAAKEIGWESVEVLATFTGAELEGVVARHPFYERESPLLLGEHVTLDAGTGCVHTAPGHGEDDFHIGRKYGLDILCPVDDQGKMTEDAPGFVGLFYEDANKAVTEKLQENGALLKLGFITHSYPHDWRTKKPVIFRATEQWFASIDGFRQQLLEAIKEVKWIPHWGEVRMANMIADRTDWCISRQRVWGVPIPIFYCQSCGEAIINETTIDHIAELVRREGSGVWFSRETHELVPPGFSCPQCGHREFRKETDTMDVWFDSGSSHEAVLREREELSYPADMYLEGSDQYRGWFNSSLSTSVALYGRAPYRSVLSHGFTLDGEGRKMSKSLGNVIEPQKVVDKLGADILRLWVASVDYQADQRISDAILAQIAEVYRKIRNTFRFLLGNLNDFDPARDQVPYEQLSELDRYILFKEAQVVARVRKAYEEYQFHTVFHTVHNFCTIDLSAFYLDICKDRLYVEAADTKKRRAAQTVMYTCLLDLARLVAPIIPHTADEVWRYIPGVTAESVQLTDMPEANEQFLAFAAESRKKWEAFLQVRDEVLKAMEEARRNKVFGNSVDVKLSLYPDQQAYETLTQMDELADLFIVADVELHAPDESKPAEAAQLAGIAVVVAPADGEKCERCRIVRTDVGVDERHPHLCGRCAAIVNEHYADIGES, encoded by the coding sequence ATCGATTACAGCAAAACCCTGAACCTGCCAAAGACGGAGTTTCCGATGCGCGGCAACCTGCCGCAGCGGGAACCGGAAATCCAGCAGTGGTGGGAGCAGCTGGGGATCTACCAGCGCGTCCAGGAGCGGACGAAGGGGCGCCCGACGTTTATCCTGCACGACGGACCGCCGTACGCCAACGGCGACATTCATATCGGCCACGCGCTCAACAAGATCCTCAAGGACATCATCGTCCGCTCCAAATCGATGATGGGTTTCCACGCGCCGTATGTGCCAGGCTGGGATACGCACGGCCTGCCGATCGAGCAGGCGATTATCAACGCGCAGCAGCTTGACCGCCGCGCGATCGAAGTGAACGATTTCCGCGCCCGCTGTGAAGCGTACGCCTGGAGCTTTATCGACAAACAGCGCAGCCAATTTAAGCGGCTCGGCGTGCGCGGCGACTGGGACAATCCGTACGTTACGCTAAAGCCGGAGTACGAAGCGCGCCAGATCCGCGTATTCGGCGAAATGGCCAAAAAAGGGTACATCTACAAAGGGCTGCGCTGTGTCTACTGGTCTCCTTCTTCGGAGACGGCACTGGCGGATGCGGAAATCGAATACAAGGACAAACGCTCGCCGTCGATTTACGTGGCGTTTCCGGTAAAGGACGGGAAAGGGAAGCTGGATCCGGATACAGCCGTGGTGATCTGGACGACCACCCCCTGGACGATCCCGGCCAACATGGCGATCTGTCTGCATCCGAAGCTGGAGTACAGCGTCGTCAGGGCAAACGGGGGCAAGTACCTGCTCGCTTCCGGCTTGTTGCAGGCGGCCGCCAAGGAAATCGGCTGGGAGAGCGTCGAGGTGCTGGCCACCTTTACGGGCGCAGAGCTGGAAGGGGTGGTTGCCCGGCATCCGTTTTACGAGCGGGAGTCGCCGCTGCTGCTCGGCGAACACGTTACGCTTGACGCCGGTACCGGTTGCGTTCACACCGCGCCGGGACACGGCGAAGACGACTTTCACATCGGCCGGAAGTACGGCCTTGACATCCTCTGCCCGGTGGACGACCAAGGCAAGATGACCGAAGACGCGCCCGGCTTTGTCGGACTGTTTTACGAAGACGCCAACAAGGCGGTAACGGAGAAGCTGCAAGAAAACGGTGCGCTGTTGAAGCTGGGCTTTATCACCCACTCCTATCCGCACGACTGGCGAACCAAAAAGCCGGTCATCTTCCGCGCTACCGAACAGTGGTTCGCCTCCATTGACGGCTTCCGGCAGCAGTTGCTGGAAGCGATTAAAGAGGTCAAATGGATTCCCCACTGGGGAGAAGTGCGGATGGCCAACATGATCGCCGACCGCACCGACTGGTGCATTTCCCGGCAGCGGGTGTGGGGCGTGCCAATCCCCATCTTTTACTGCCAATCCTGCGGCGAAGCGATCATCAATGAGACGACGATTGACCATATCGCCGAACTGGTGCGCCGGGAAGGCTCCGGCGTCTGGTTCTCCCGCGAAACGCACGAACTGGTTCCGCCCGGCTTCAGCTGTCCGCAGTGCGGCCACCGTGAATTTCGCAAAGAGACGGATACGATGGACGTCTGGTTTGATTCCGGCTCCAGTCATGAAGCCGTGCTGCGCGAGCGGGAGGAGCTGAGCTATCCGGCCGACATGTATCTGGAAGGGTCTGACCAGTACCGCGGTTGGTTTAACTCGTCGCTTTCCACATCTGTCGCCCTCTACGGCAGAGCGCCGTACCGCTCGGTGCTGAGCCACGGCTTTACGCTGGACGGCGAGGGGCGGAAGATGTCCAAATCGCTGGGCAATGTGATCGAGCCGCAAAAGGTAGTGGATAAGCTCGGTGCCGATATTTTGCGGCTCTGGGTGGCTTCCGTCGACTACCAGGCGGATCAGCGCATTTCCGATGCGATCCTCGCGCAGATCGCCGAGGTTTATCGCAAAATCCGCAATACCTTCCGCTTCCTCTTGGGCAATCTGAATGACTTTGATCCTGCTCGCGACCAGGTGCCGTACGAGCAGTTGAGCGAGTTGGACCGCTACATTTTGTTCAAGGAAGCGCAGGTCGTCGCGCGTGTGCGCAAAGCGTACGAAGAGTACCAGTTCCATACGGTGTTCCATACCGTACACAACTTCTGCACGATCGATCTGTCCGCTTTTTATCTCGATATCTGCAAAGATCGTCTCTACGTGGAAGCCGCGGACACGAAAAAACGGCGTGCCGCGCAAACCGTCATGTACACTTGTCTGCTTGATTTGGCCCGGCTTGTGGCGCCGATCATTCCGCACACGGCTGACGAAGTGTGGCGGTACATTCCGGGAGTGACGGCGGAAAGCGTGCAGCTGACCGACATGCCGGAAGCAAACGAGCAGTTCCTCGCCTTTGCTGCGGAGAGCAGGAAGAAGTGGGAAGCGTTCCTCCAGGTACGCGACGAAGTGCTGAAGGCGATGGAAGAGGCGCGCCGCAATAAAGTGTTCGGCAACTCGGTTGACGTGAAGCTCTCGCTGTACCCGGATCAGCAGGCGTATGAAACCCTGACGCAGATGGATGAGCTGGCCGACCTGTTTATCGTCGCTGATGTGGAGTTGCACGCACCGGATGAGAGCAAACCGGCGGAAGCGGCGCAGCTGGCCGGGATCGCGGTGGTCGTCGCCCCTGCGGACGGGGAAAAATGTGAACGATGCCGGATCGTGCGAACCGACGTTGGCGTCGACGAGCGCCACCCCCATCTTTGCGGACGCTGTGCCGCGATTGTCAACGAACACTACGCCGATATTGGGGAGTCCTGA
- a CDS encoding YlmC/YmxH family sporulation protein: MVKISDFQTKEVVNILDGRRLGQISDLEIDLRLGRVDSIIVPGPGRFLGLFGSGNDYVIPWRNIVKIGKDVVLVRLEEPARIEGRQAAEEEYS, from the coding sequence GTGGTAAAAATCTCGGACTTCCAGACCAAGGAAGTAGTCAATATCCTCGACGGCCGCAGACTAGGACAAATCAGCGACCTGGAGATTGACCTGCGCTTGGGCCGGGTTGACTCGATCATTGTGCCGGGGCCTGGGCGTTTTTTGGGGCTGTTTGGTTCTGGCAACGATTACGTCATTCCCTGGCGCAATATCGTGAAGATCGGCAAGGACGTCGTGTTGGTTCGCTTGGAAGAACCGGCGCGGATCGAAGGCAGGCAGGCCGCGGAAGAGGAGTACAGTTGA
- the sigE gene encoding RNA polymerase sporulation sigma factor SigE — protein MFVKIRLQLQLLWYRMLIAIGARAEEIYYIGGSEALPPPLTREEEEILLARLPSGDAAVRSMLIERNLRLVVYIARKFENTGINIEDLVSIGTIGLIKAVNTFDPQKNIKLATYASRCIENEILMYLRRNNKIRSEVSFDEPLNIDWDGNELLLSDVLGTDNDTIYRNIEDQVDRKLLQKALAKLSERERTIMELRFGLKGEEEKTQKDVADLLGISQSYISRLEKRIIKRLRKEFNKMV, from the coding sequence TTGTTTGTGAAAATCCGTCTCCAACTGCAACTGCTCTGGTATCGGATGCTCATCGCCATCGGGGCGCGGGCCGAGGAAATTTACTACATTGGCGGCAGCGAAGCACTTCCGCCGCCGCTGACCAGAGAAGAGGAAGAGATTCTGCTCGCCCGCCTGCCGTCGGGAGATGCCGCTGTTCGCAGCATGCTGATCGAGCGCAACCTGCGCCTGGTGGTCTACATTGCGCGAAAGTTTGAAAACACCGGGATCAACATTGAAGATTTGGTCAGCATCGGAACGATCGGCCTGATCAAAGCGGTCAATACCTTTGATCCGCAAAAAAACATCAAGCTGGCTACCTACGCTTCGCGCTGTATCGAAAACGAGATCCTGATGTACTTGCGGCGAAACAACAAAATCCGCTCCGAAGTATCGTTTGACGAGCCTTTGAACATCGATTGGGACGGCAACGAACTGCTTTTGTCCGACGTGCTCGGCACCGACAACGACACGATTTATCGCAATATCGAAGATCAGGTTGACCGCAAACTGCTGCAAAAAGCGCTGGCGAAGCTGTCCGAGCGGGAACGGACGATCATGGAGCTGCGCTTCGGACTGAAGGGCGAGGAAGAGAAAACGCAGAAGGATGTAGCCGATCTGTTGGGGATCTCGCAGTCCTATATTTCCCGTTTAGAAAAACGGATTATTAAACGCTTGCGCAAAGAATTCAACAAAATGGTCTGA
- a CDS encoding mandelate racemase/muconate lactonizing enzyme family protein: MVIERIEIHPLLHRLKQPYGDANGYKKYRSCLLFRVITRSGLDGWGECIDWLPTLTLGFEQRIIPYLLGKQATDRLQLVAVISKWHRRAAAGVSMALTEILAKRAGVSISELWGGRRRATVPVYASFQSYTDAPDWQNSSLQRIAQAISDGFRQIKVKIGGRTLAEDQAHISRLQAEYQDTVQLVLDANQSYDAAAAASWERLFCNWPNLLWLEEPLPMDRRADYKLLRATLSVPLAGGENLQSGSQFLPLLVEGALDVIQPDTMHHAGLDAYRDSLQLARQFGVRASSHAYDGALSRLYAIFAQACLAPWSKMEGDGSEPVEWDVMENPFTRLFSLKPVKGVVHVPQGVGLGVEMDEEMLRAYRWDGRIYQ; the protein is encoded by the coding sequence ATGGTCATTGAGCGGATCGAGATCCATCCCCTGCTGCATCGGCTGAAGCAGCCCTACGGGGATGCCAATGGATACAAAAAGTACCGCAGCTGCTTGTTGTTTCGCGTCATCACCCGCTCCGGGCTCGACGGCTGGGGCGAGTGTATCGATTGGCTGCCAACGCTGACGCTCGGGTTTGAACAGCGGATCATTCCGTATCTGCTTGGCAAGCAGGCAACCGATCGGCTGCAGCTGGTGGCGGTCATCAGCAAATGGCATCGGCGGGCAGCTGCTGGCGTCAGCATGGCGTTGACGGAAATCCTGGCGAAAAGAGCGGGCGTTTCGATCAGTGAACTGTGGGGCGGCCGGCGGCGCGCTACGGTTCCCGTCTACGCTTCTTTTCAATCCTATACGGATGCGCCGGACTGGCAAAACAGCTCGCTGCAGCGAATCGCGCAGGCCATCTCCGACGGATTCCGCCAGATCAAGGTAAAGATTGGCGGCCGGACGCTTGCCGAAGATCAGGCGCACATCAGCCGGCTGCAGGCGGAGTATCAGGATACGGTGCAGCTGGTGCTGGATGCCAATCAGAGCTACGATGCGGCGGCGGCGGCAAGCTGGGAGCGGCTGTTTTGCAACTGGCCCAATCTGCTGTGGCTGGAAGAACCGCTGCCGATGGACCGGCGAGCGGACTACAAACTGCTGCGCGCAACGCTTTCCGTGCCGCTGGCGGGCGGAGAAAACCTGCAAAGCGGCAGCCAGTTTTTACCCCTCTTGGTCGAGGGGGCGCTCGACGTGATCCAGCCGGACACGATGCACCATGCGGGGCTCGATGCGTATCGGGATTCGCTGCAGCTGGCCCGCCAGTTCGGGGTTCGCGCCTCTTCGCACGCGTATGACGGGGCATTGTCCCGGCTGTATGCGATTTTTGCGCAGGCGTGTCTGGCCCCTTGGAGCAAGATGGAAGGGGACGGAAGCGAGCCGGTAGAGTGGGATGTGATGGAAAATCCGTTTACCCGGCTGTTCTCCCTGAAGCCGGTCAAAGGGGTTGTTCACGTACCGCAAGGGGTCGGGCTCGGCGTGGAAATGGATGAAGAAATGCTGCGTGCGTATCGCTGGGATGGCCGCATCTATCAATAG
- a CDS encoding YggS family pyridoxal phosphate-dependent enzyme, which yields MKATIEREQILRQLAKVEQRIQAACQRSGRQRAEVRIIAVTKYVDTESVGEIIRCGLTHIGENRVQDALPKYHAYADQATWHFIGHLQTNKVKEVVGRFHYIHSLDRISLAEAIEKRASAMGIVVPCLLQVNISGEETKFGLNPDDVLAFVRETSNMKHIRIAGLMTMAPIVENPEQARPVFRELREWQHRLRALSLPNVTVEELSMGMSGDFEVAIEEGATFVRLGSILVKPDVT from the coding sequence ATGAAAGCAACGATCGAACGGGAACAAATCCTGCGCCAGCTGGCGAAAGTGGAGCAGCGCATCCAGGCTGCCTGCCAGCGCAGCGGACGCCAGCGCGCGGAAGTCCGCATCATCGCCGTGACGAAGTACGTCGATACGGAGTCGGTGGGCGAGATCATCCGCTGCGGCCTTACCCACATCGGGGAAAACCGGGTCCAGGACGCGCTGCCCAAATATCATGCTTATGCGGACCAGGCCACCTGGCATTTTATCGGCCACCTGCAGACGAACAAGGTGAAAGAGGTAGTCGGCCGCTTTCACTATATTCACTCCCTTGATCGAATATCACTGGCGGAGGCGATCGAAAAGCGGGCCAGCGCAATGGGAATTGTCGTCCCCTGTCTGCTGCAAGTCAATATCTCCGGTGAAGAGACAAAATTTGGGCTAAATCCCGATGATGTCTTGGCTTTTGTGCGGGAAACAAGTAATATGAAACATATAAGGATTGCCGGATTGATGACGATGGCACCGATTGTCGAAAATCCGGAGCAGGCACGTCCCGTGTTTCGCGAGCTTCGCGAGTGGCAGCACCGGCTGCGAGCGCTTTCGCTGCCCAACGTAACGGTCGAGGAGCTGTCGATGGGGATGTCGGGCGATTTTGAAGTGGCGATTGAAGAGGGAGCCACATTTGTGCGGCTCGGCTCCATCTTGGTGAAACCTGACGTGACGTAG
- a CDS encoding YggT family protein, translating to MYSYLELIIGFAFKVYQFMIIAYVLMSWVPQMRDTSIGQLLERFVEPYLAPFRRFIPPLGFIDISPIVALFALYFAQLGLMSLLKMIFL from the coding sequence ATGTATTCTTATTTGGAATTGATCATTGGATTCGCATTTAAAGTGTACCAGTTCATGATCATTGCCTACGTACTGATGTCCTGGGTGCCACAAATGCGCGATACCTCGATCGGTCAGCTGCTGGAGCGGTTTGTCGAACCGTATTTGGCACCGTTTCGCCGGTTTATTCCGCCGCTCGGCTTTATCGACATTTCGCCCATTGTCGCGTTGTTTGCCCTGTATTTTGCGCAGCTCGGTCTGATGTCACTGCTGAAGATGATCTTTTTGTAA